A single genomic interval of Electrophorus electricus isolate fEleEle1 chromosome 4, fEleEle1.pri, whole genome shotgun sequence harbors:
- the sema3e gene encoding semaphorin-3E, translated as MALCAWTLTLALYMALGSNLAVQGARSNYPRLRLSHKELWELNRTWVFQVPEGTLQHYTMLLDESQERLFIGGKDTLYSLNLDRISASHREISWASSDEQVEDCLMQGREKPECANYIRLIQPYNSTHLLVCGTGAFSPVCAYIRVGQGKEDRVFQLESEHIEGGRGRSPFHPNSPTSSIVFRGQLFVGLYTDYWENDAAVYRLARHGYSRTEVGDRWQLNEPKFVGSMVVPDNDDPADDKVYFFFTERVSAAEVGSKAVFSRVARVCANDQGGQRMLVNKWTSFLKARLICSVAGPNGIDTHFDELEDVFVLTKKDEKNPEIFGLFSTTSAVFKGYAVCMYNMEGIRAAFNGPFAHREDGDHHWSLYDGKVPYPRPGSCASKINGAQFSSSKEYPDEVLRFVRSHPLMFQSVRPVLHRPILLDTDGGRRLTELAVDRVEAEDGHYNVLFIGTDDSVVLKVITIFNKEANTIEEVLLEELQVFKLPVPITEIVISTKRQQLYVGSELGVTQVRMHQCGLYGSACSDCCLARDPYCAWDGHTCSRYYPASIHTKRRFRRQDVRHGNAVQQCTGLQLNEAHSISDKLVYGVEKNNTLLECRPRSLQAVLTWYMLKGVDMEEIKGDEHIIQTPYGLLFLTTKKSDAGVYLCQSVEHGFVQTVARITLEVLEEERVVSLFQRREYSEGEAQLRAHPCPFASLPLAPSTKLWYKDFMQLIGYGNIQQVEQYCERVWCIADRKKKKLKGLPAKWRHPQGAERRARARAPRHTNASRTP; from the exons ATGGCGCTGTGTGCGTGGACCCTCACCCTCGCACTTTACATGGCACTGGGGAGCAACTTGGCAGTGCAAGGGGCGAGAAGCAACTATCCACGACTGCGTCTGTCCCACAAGG aactGTGGGAGCTGAACAGGACATGGGTGTTCCAGGTTCCAGAGGGCACTTTGCAGCACTATACTATGCTGTTGGATGAGTCTCAAGAAAGGCTGTTTATTGGAGGGAAAGACACACTCTACTCACTTAACCTGGACAGAATCAGTGCATCTCACAGagag atttcCTGGGCCAGCTCAGATGAACAAGTGGAGGACTGCCTCATGCAGGGCAGAGAGAAG CCGGAGTGTGCAAACTACATTAGGTTGATACAACCGTACAACAGCACTCACCTCCTGGTGTGCGGCACCGGAGCTTTCAGCCCAGTTTGTGCTTACATCCGAGTTGGCCAAGGAAAAGAG gatCGAGTATTTCAGTTAGAGTCTGAGCATATAGAAGGTGGCCGAGGGAGATCTCCTTTCCATCCCAACAGCCCTACATCATCCATTGTGTTCA GAGGTCAGCTGTTTGTAGGACTTTACACTGACTACTGGGAGAATGACGCAGCTGTGTACCGCCTGGCCAGACACGGCTACAGCAGGACCGAGGTGGGCGACAGATGGCAGCTGAATG AGCCCAAGTTCGTAGGGTCCATGGTGGTCCCCGATAACGATGACCCTGCTGATGACAAAGTCTACTTCTTCTTCACTGAGAGAGTGTCCGCAGCAGAGGTGGGGAGCAAGGCGGTCTTCAGCAGGGTGGCGAGAGTGTGTGCC AATGACCAGGGTGGTCAAAGGATGCTGGTAAACAAGTGGACATCTTTTCTTAAGGCTCGCTTGATATGTTCAGTGGCGGGTCCCAATGGCATCGACACCCATTTTGATGAGCTGG agGATGTGTTTGTGCTAACCAAAAAGGATGAGAAGAATCCGGAGATCTTTGGTCTGTTCAGTACCACCAG CGCTGTGTTTAAAGGTTAcgctgtgtgtatgtacaaCATGGAGGGTATCCGGGCAGCGTTTAATGGGCCCTTTGCCCACCGTGAGGACGGCGACCACCACTGGAGTTTGTATGATGGGAAGGTCCCATACCCACGTCCAGGATCT tgtGCCAGTAAGATCAATGGGGCTCAGTTCTCCAGCTCTAAGGAGTACCCAGATGAGGTTCTGCGCTTCGTGCGTTCCCACCCCCTCATGTTCCAATCAGTGCGGCCGGTCCTTCATCGGCCCATTCTGCTGGACACAGATGGAGGACGTCGACTCACTGAGCTCGCTGTGGACAGGGTGGAGGCTGAGGATGGACATTATAATGTCCTGTTCATTGGGACAG ATGATTCTGTTGTGCTAAAGGTGATCACCATCTTCAACAAAGAGGCTAACACAATAGAAGAAGTTCTTCTAGAGGAACTGCAGGTTTTTAAG CTTCCTGTACCCATCACGGAAATCGTCATTTCAACAAAAAGG CAACAGCTGTATGTGGGCTCTGAGCTGGGTGTGACTCAGGTCCGCATGCACCAGTGTGGGCTGTATGGCTCTGCCTGTTCTGACTGCTGTCTAGCCAGAGACCCATACTGCGCCTGGGACGGGCACACCTGCTCCAGATACTACCCAGCTAGCATTCACACCAAAAG GCGTTTCAGACGACAGGACGTCCGTCATGGCAATGCGGTTCAACAGTGTACAGGGCTCCAGCTGAATG aggcACACAGCATCTCAGACAAATTGGTATATGGTGTTGAGAAGAATAACACTCTGTTAGAGTGTAGACCCAGATCTCTGCAAGCTGTACTCACTTGGTACATGCTGAAAGGAGTAGACATGGAAGAG ATAAAAGGTGACGAGCATATTATTCAGACACCGTATGGCCTTTTGTTTCTGACAACAAAGAAGTCTGACGCCGGTGTGTACCTGTGCCAATCGGTAGAGCATGGCTTCGTGCAGACAGTTGCACGGATCACCctggaggtgctggaggaggagcgggTGGTGAGCCTGTTCCAGCGTAGGGAGTACAGTGAGGGCGAGGCCCAGCTCCGAGCTCACCCATGCCCATTTGCCAGCTTGCCCTTGGCCCCTTCCACCAAGCTCTGGTACAAGGACTTCATGCAGCTGATTGGCTATGGTAACATCCAGCAGGTGGAGCAATACTGTGAGAGGGTATGGTGCATAGCAGACCGGAAGAAGAAGAAGCTCAAAGGCCTGCCGGCCAAGTGGCGCCACCCACAGGGTGCCGAGCGCCGCGCGAGAGCTCGGGCACCCAGACACACGAATGCCAGCAGGACACCCTGA